Within Sorghum bicolor cultivar BTx623 chromosome 2, Sorghum_bicolor_NCBIv3, whole genome shotgun sequence, the genomic segment CAACTGTGATAGTTGTATATTTGTATGGCATAGTGgtccaacagcagcagcagcgtacATCTTCCAGCAGGTACAAGACTATACTATGGCAGTAGAAGAAAATGGCAGATCGTTATTCAATAATAACCCACAGAACTTCCGTTCCCTATACATATCTTCAAAGGCAGCAATTGCTTCTTTTTAAGAGAGTTACAACTAATCAACTTTCAATTGAATATCTTCAGAAACGCTCCATTTGTGCTGAGACTGGAACAACGAATCTCTCAGCCGATCCTTCAGTATATCTTGTTTCTGTTCTTGTTCACATTCTGGAGTAGCCCTCGTATTGCTCCATGAATGAGTCGTTGAACTTCTTGAAGCTCGACATGATGGCAGGGAAGTCTTCCTCAGCTGGAAGGATAGTTGTCCGAAGGTGGAACACCCTGTATTCAGAAAAGAAACAACAAATCGATCACTTCAGTAACGTCCTTCCAGATTTCCTACTCAGTTGTTATTTACAGATCACAGAAGAAAATCAAAGTAACATGTCTCAGAAGATACTTATAAGAATATAAATAACTGGATGAAGGTCAAGGGCAGCAGATTCAACTacgcttcttttctttttctttttttcttttttgaaaaaagCTACACTTCGTTCTCTTCATTTTTTCAGTGACATAAACGATATATATTCTGTTCTGAAGTCTTAAATTTATGAAACTTCATACATCACAGATAAGTCATCATATGAATAAATCACTTACCCTTCCTTTTGCCCAAAACCAGAGCCCGGAACAGTGGAAATTCCTGTTGCCTCCAGGAGCTTTAGACAGTAGAAAACGTCTGCTGCTTTGCCAGCTCTTTTTGCCGCCTCAATGGCTCTTGGTGGCAGCCTTATTTGGGGGAAAGAGTACATAGCTCCTGCAACAACACAATCAATTGCAAGAGAATCAAGTAAGCAATAACCATACTCTAATTGCTGCAAATCGACAAAGTTTAGAATTTTGATGCTACCTTCTGTGAAATTGCACACGACATTTCGGCAACTGTTGAAACCATCTGTCATCATGCGTGCTCTCCTCCTCAAAGATTCATGGACGGACTTGCTGCAACATCATTTGGAGCCACATCAAACATCAAGCTTAAGAATGTACagaaaaaacaaataaatattCAGTATCCCGCATAGTTTCATTTTCTACTGAAATTGGATGCAGACTAACACTTCTGAGGGGCAGTATGTTTAACCTTTCAGCGGCGAACTTGGGGTATGAGATATCTCCAGGTTTCGGAGGGTTAACCATTACTCCCATCTGTAAAAGCCAAACTTATTCAGAACCCCCCTTTTTTCCAGAAGCAACTATTCAGAACTGCTTCGTAATTTAGTAAGCAAAGAAATGAAGCTTCAAGCAAATTAGCATAGCTTGAACTGAATTAGGTTAAGAAAATTGGTGTAGGTCCAAAGAATGAAAAAATACATATAGTAATAACCTGTCCAGCATTGCAGGTTAATGTGAACGAACAAACTTGTCAGTAAACGAACCACAAAAAATATTCCCATAACTATACTGATCCATAGAAATTTGTAGAATTTGCTTGATGCTTCATGAATAAAATCAGTGATTGACATAATTTGAATTTGCTTCTAATTTGAGGTCCCGAGATCAATCCAAACATATGTCGTTCCAAAACAGAGTACCGGGTTTATAGAAGGAAAAAATAATAAAGAATCAAACATTGAGCAGTGTTTCACTTACAAAAATTTGCCCAGGAACATTTGGACTCAGTGCTATTGATGCAACCTTGTAGATCTCATCTACTGTCTGCAAGCTCAAATCAACAAAGTGGTTAGCATCAGACCTTGAACATTATATTCAGAAAATGACCTTCAAAGTGCCTTTTTGTACAATAGAGTCTAACATAAGCCTTATTTAAGTGACTAGCTTGTTTAAAGGGAGAATCTTAACTGACAAAGTTTAAAGGTTTCCAGAGCGTTTAACACTACTCTGCAGTTTAGACTGGACAAGGAAACCAGTTGTAAATGTACATCGTGGTGGCATAAATATGTAACTCCAGTAGACCCTACTGATTACTCTAAAGTTTCTGAAAGTTTGTCAAAGGAGACTTTGGTAAAAGCAAGACATTGATGCAACAAATGTAATAATAGCACTCTAGTCAGTTGGATGGACCATTGGCCCAAATTGCATTGTGCAAGATATTCACAagtaatgccttgtttagttcaccccaaaaaccaaaaactttcaagatcccccatcacatcgaatcttgcggcacatgtatggagcattaaatatagataaaaataaaaactaattacacaatttgcctgtaaatcgcgagatgaatcttttaagcctagttactccatgattggacaatgtttgttaaataaaaacgaaagtgctacagtatcattttcccaaaaaaatttggaactaaacaaggcctaagaaagtTAAACGGCACAGCATGGCCAATTAATTATACTGTGCAGTTTACTTAATGTGTTTGCAGCTGGGTGTGAACAATTCAATATTTTCGAATATCTCATTTACATCTTTTCATACACTCATTGTCTCATTGACTTGACATAGCTAGGAACTTTTCAATGATACTTGGGACAAGTGACATTCTGACATGCTGCAAATAATATTACCTTGGGAGGAAGATTTGTCATTTCAAAGTATCCACCACGTTGTCCACACTCTCCCCAGTTCCCTTTGGACACAGTGTGGAAAGAAACAAGCTGAAGCTCCCTGCTTAGTGGCGGGCCCATGTCGAACATAACCTGGAAAAAGTCGAGAAAGGCAACATCAGCAGCGAGTTTTGGAATTCCCAACAATCTTTTAGTGTACCATGTTAGATGGATAATCTTTTATTTTAGttattatatattgtccatattTGGTTCCAAGGGATGTTTTGGTGAGCCCAAATATTATAGGATTGTCAGATGAAAACCATGCTTAAGTCAAGTTGCAACCATGAGTTCATGACAAAGAATCATTGGTCAGAAAAcaaaagtacctttcttgagcTTATAAATGGGCGCTCATCTTGAAAGACGTTCtgctgatacacttcatctgcaAGCAGAACTAAGTTTTCATGGTAGCAAAATTGCAGAACTTCCTTTATATTCGGTTCACTAAGGCATTGGCCAGTGGGATTTCCTGGATTTATAATCACCATTGCTCGAACCTAAGCATCATAgataaggaaaagaaaaagatcaGAGCAGAATACATACATAAAAAAGGCCCCATTTTTACATGAGTAGTATTGAGTATTGACTATGTGATCATCAGAGTGGAATACACAAAAAAACGAGAGAGACCACATTTTTACATGAGTGGCATGACTATGATGGTTTCAAAAAGATAAAAAGAACCAAGAACTGCAAGAAGCTGAGATGATGTTTAGTGATCAATATTAATCATTAAGACCAAAATTCTACATGCTACCTGTTAGTTGTTTGGTGATCAATACCAAAGGTTCCTACAAGTTTGCTGGACATGACAAGTTGTTGAACTAAGGGGCATGATTTGAAGCCCATGGCACAAAATGTTCATGAGTGGTTCCACAAAGGAAATGCTGGAAGTAGCTCGATGAGACTAGAATCAGTCAATGATATGGTATTGACATTTTACTTGGTATCACTTTCTGTATCCATGTAAATGTAATGTAACTACGGATGGGCAAAGGCAAGCTCATAATGCGATGTGCAAAAATTGCAGAAATCATGTAGCAAGAGAAGGGAAATTTTGATTAGCACAATGATGACTAATAAAAGACTCACAGTGATTCCCTTCGACCGTGCCTCTGCCACTGTTTTTCGGATATTTACAAAGTCAAGGCTCCAGTTAGCCTCTTCTTCCAAGTAGTACGGGACCAGAGCACCACCATATAGGGCAATGGAAGCAGAATAAAGTGGGTATTGAGGAACAGGGACCAAGATCTGCCACAGAAGATTTATCAACAAAATTAGTCTTTACTCTTCAGTACGAATAGCATCACATCGATATGTGGAAAAAAAGACATGTTTTTGAAGAACAATCATACCCCATCCCTCTCGTTTCTGATGATGGTGTTCAGTATTTGCATCACACCTTTGCTGGCACCGTCTGTCAGGTAAATGAGTTCTGGATCACTGCAGTAAGCAGAGCATAGAAGCGTTAGAGATAAAATGGTCTACAGCTCTGATAAAATTAATTTTCAgcagtcctttctaaaaacatAAAAATTTCTCGGCAGTATCAACGTCGGATATCCATCACGCTTGTAGATGAAGTCAGCAACTTCCTTCCTAATTCCAGGGATACCACGGGAATCACTGTACGCACCTGATGGTCAGATGAATACCTTGGTCAGACAGAGTACTCATAATCTCATATGACTGAACCTACGACATCACATACAACTGATAAAAGTTGCTTGTTTTTTCGATTATTATTATTCAGACTGCAAAAGGTTTGATACTTTTATGAACCTTGTAGGAAGACAACATTAATCAGGATATGGATATGATAATTCTAGAAGACCTAAAGCCAATGGCTCttgttccccccccccccccccccccaaaacaaGGTCACTGTATATGGTAACGCACCTAGACCGCCCTTAGCCATGGCGAGGTAGTGCTTGGCCCTAGCGATGGCATCCGCCGGGAACATGAGGCCGACGTGGGGATCATCGAGGAGGAACGGAGCCTGGCACAGCGCCACCACCTGCGCACGGGATGCAGTAGTCACACAATACAGGGTTTAGTCGTCGGGGTAAGAATAGAATAGATAGAAGGCGTCGAACAACCAACACCGCGAGGATGCGATGCGAAGCGGAGATGGATGGTCCTGACCTGGCGCCCGAAGGTGAGCGGTTTCTGGCCGAGAGCATGCGGGTTGCCGACGTTGGTGAAGATGATCTTCTTGCCCTCCTTCTGGAGCTCGGAGGCGCGGAGGTAGAGCTCCCCGCGCACCGCGTACTGCACCTTCTTGACGTTCTCGTTCAGCTCCTCGTAGTCCAGCGGCTTCCTCGCCATCTTGCCCCGCTGCCGtcactcctccgccgccgccgccgttccccTTCCTCCTGCGTGGAGTGGCGGGTGGACTGGACTGGATGGATGAGTCACGGGAGAGAATGGGGAAGGCAGGTGGGGACGAAAACCAGGAAGCAGGGGAGCAGGTGAGGATTTGTACTCACTCACTCTACTGCTGTGCTGACTGCTGCCTCGTGCGTCTGCGTGTGGGTGGAGAGAGATTTGGAATATGGGCTTGTCGCGTTGCGGCCGTGCAGATTGGATAATGAGAATGGATGGATTAGCATTTTCTGGGCAACCAAATTGGCGCGAGAATTTTGGCCACTGGTTGGGTTATCGCCTCGCCCGGTCCGCCATGCGGTGGAGAAGCCCCCGCCGACGAGACGACGAACCGTGCAATGCCAATTGCCAATAATGAACAGCAGCAAACTTCCAGCCAACTTCCTTTCTGAAGCGCCAGATCATCCAACTTTTTGCTTTTGCGATTGCTacccaaacaaacaaaagtgtcatCACGATTCACAGCACTGAATTGCCCCATCAGCGTGAACCACGGCAACAACAGTCCACTGGCACTGATGAGAACGAAGCTTGTTCAGAAAACTTCAGACAGGAATTAGAGGGAACATTGGTTGTAGCTAATGCTATACAGTAGTACTCTGCAtagtctctctctctttctttcaGAAGAGTATATGCTCAGTTTGCGATAGGAATTTCAGGGAGGCATCTTTCGGAACGTAGGAATGATAAAACacaggaaaagaaaaaaaaaaggaatagaGTAGGAATGCAAGTGAAAAATAATGGAATCGGAAACATAGGAATTTTTCATATCTAGGTGTTTGGGTAGGCAAAGGAGAAACACACGAATCTTAAAAGGAATTTTAGGAGCAAAAATAGAGGTTCTTGTTTTCTTAATCAACTTAATTATTTTATTCCACTACCTTGATTAGACACAAACTGCTCCCATGAATCCATTGTTTGCCTTATTCCTTGTGCATAGAAATTTTTCCATGAGGTCTAAGTGGATTGTTTTTTTCCTATTATTTTCCTATGgaattgaagggaaagaaaagtTTTCTTTGGAATTTCTATGAACAATTTCTACCAACCAAAGGCTGCTATAGGAATTCGATCCATAGGTTTTTGAATCCTTTGTTTTTTTCCTCAGGAGCTCTTATTGTGCCACATGGTACCACGACAGATATTTGTTACCAAACATGATCCTACCACTTAGACCTTTTTGGAAGGATATGGATGGAGGGGCTTTAGGTCCTACACTGTTtatttaaagaaatataaaAAGCTGGGAGTACAAATACGTGGAGATTCAAGAGACAAAGAAAGAAAGGAAGAAAATGGACAAAGCAACATATGGACAAGATTTTGGATCCATAAAGAAAGAGGTGCTGCTTTTCTTGATGTCGCTGTTAAAGTGAGCAAGGACAATTCTTTTTTGAGTAACATCTTACTCTCTTGTACATTTTCTTGTAGTTTtttgaaaaacttgtcattccTTGCTCACCATATTGTCCAACACAACAACATTATTGCATTCATGAAGAAGGTAGAATTAAGTTGATCTTTCAAATAGCTCATAATGTGGAAACTCGCTTGGGTCGGTAtggttatttatatttaaaagGATAGTATAGGGAGAGATGGcctgcactttcttccacttggAGTGAGCAAAGGGCGCAGTCATATGAATCAAGATGCATGTTCTTTCGTTTTAAGATATTCCTTGTGCTTAGTCTAGCTTTGATGAggatctagacatataatgtgttTTGGCTGACCGATAGATTCCCATAACTATTTCTGCGTTGTATGTGCCTTTGTCCAACCAAGGCCTTGCATGCATTAGAGGAGAATCCCCCCTCCCCGCAAATGTAGGCTCAGGTGTCCTCTCCATCAAATAAGATTGTTTCTTACGTCATAGCTAAGAGGGTCTATAATTGAGTAAAAGCTAGTTCTCAGAGACATAGATAAAACAATTTAGTGATTTGATCTTGTTGGAAGACTTTGCTGACTGGTAGAGACTTGTTCTTTACAAAGGAGTATAGCTCTGGGGAAGTGTTTTTCAAAGCCTCAACATTCCATTTGTCTTTTCAAAAGAAGATACTCAGCCCATTGCCTTAGTTTTACCGATGGAATGTCCAATCTGTCGAAGAACTTATGAAGGTTAATGAGCATCATGGCTCTATTGTGTTTCTCAAGGATGCCACTTAACTTCAATTATGTTGCCCCAAACTTTACAAATAATCATTTTTTTCCTAAGAGTTGAGTTGACTGTCCTTTTGCCATTGTGTGTTCCCTTTTGCTTCCACCGTCTCGTGTTCTTGTGCCTCTTAGTCCACATTCTCTTGGAACAATCATCATGTCCATACTCTAACTCATAATCCAAAAAATAATTATCTTCACTCTCATTGTCTTTGGAACTAACTTTGTTAACATCTTCATGGATAAATATatgttgatcaatcctttttaTTATTCACATCAGTGTAGAACACACATGCAATTTCTCACCATGATTCTTTAGCACATAATTAACTCTCTCTGGGCTCAAAACTTTTGGCAAAGATGACATTGGATTGACTACTATGTCGTCCCAGTTAGCAATGCAAGCAATGTCTTCATCGTCAAAGAACACAACCAAAGTCTCGGGTCTACCAACCACAAATGCCATCACATTGTTGTCATGGTCCTCTGGAATCACTCTAAGCCCATCTTCTAACGTCTTCCCTGGTAACAACCAGTAAACCTTCAAACTTGGATTGTGTTTGTATTGTTACTCCCGTTGGAAGTCCTCAAACCACAACGTCAACCAAGTGCTTTTGTCAACATGATCAAACCATGATATCTTTTCATCGGCATACAAACGAAGATAACCATACCCAACAAAAAATCCACCATGGTGAACCTCAACCATGAACTCTTCACTACCATCGCCTACATACGCAAAAACATTATCTTCTCAACACCAACCCCCCCCCCTAGAAACTGCCCCAAAATTGACAATCTCACAAAGTCAATAGCGAGTATTGCAAACCCAACATTATGCGGCGACCCCTATGAGTACAAAATCTAAGAAAAGCCTAGAGATTAGGGCTTCATCAACCCACCGTACAAAGGTTCCGCATCGCGTTTCTCTTGCAATCATGTCACCATCCTTCTCGATTGTCATGGCGTGCTTGTCTAGTGTTGGTCccttcttctccaatctccttcaTGTGTGGACCGCCTTTGTGGCGATGCCTGTAGCAAAGCACCTTCGAGTTCTCCACCGGAAGCGGAGAAGGTGAAGAGTCAGATCGGGAATGGCTAACGATTAAAGACTTCCATAGATAGGAGGACTATTACACAAAATTGTACAACGACTTGGCTTCCTGGTTGAGGCATGCACGGTGGCAAGCCATGTAGGCACTATGTTGTTCCACACCTGATTGGACATTAATGGGTCCCAAACATTGGTTAGGGACCAAAATGATGCAATTTATGAGTATGGTACAAGAACCGACATGACACACCCATACAAGCATTATTGTTAAATATATTTTCTCCCTCTCTCTTTTCTTCCAGAGAATGTTACgtttgtggtaggaatttcatTGTTCCTCATGGCACCACAAGTATTTGTTCCAGTCAAGACAGATCGATACACATTGTTTGTAAGTTTGTTACCAAACAAGATCCTACCACTTGACTTCAATTATTATGTTGTCCCAGGCTTTACAAAGCAAAGCTGTGTGCGTGTCCTGTCCCCGGATATTTACATTTTGGCAGCGCCATCCGACATTATTTtcctctattttttttcttgttttttcTCCCCACTACGAAGCAACATCAACTACCCTGACCCCATTGTTGGTTAAGTTACATACAATCCGACATtcacaagaggtgaaaatgcgaTTGAAACGGGACGCTTCATTTCGCGGATGAACAGAGGGGCAGGCATCCGTCCCGTGCCCACCGATTTGGAAATAAATTCCTGTCGTTGTGCCTGTCAGGCAATGACAGGAACAGCAGCTATATACAATCGGATGATGATTCACCTGGCTGCAACAGGAGAAATGTTTACCCATTGCAGCTGCAACTGTATCTCCCCGCTCTCGACGTTCTTGAGCCGGAGGATCATGTCCTGCACGAACTTGCCATTCCTCCAGCACACGTGGCTCTCGTCGGCGAGGCAGTTCTTGGTGCTCGGCCTCACGGACCTGATGATGGCGCCGTTCCTGATCTCCTCTGGGTTCATGTTCACCGCCTCTATCAATGGTGCGACGTCGATCTCCGCGTCTCCCATCGGGTCATCTCTGCTGAATGTGTCCTTGTCAAACACCTCCTGTATGCAGCAATGTGCATCACAAGATATATATAGATAAATGTGTGTGAGTCGTACtcatggtatatatatatatactcagaAAAGGAATACATTGTACTACATGgcaatctatatatatatatatatatatatatatatatagaatgcATGCATGGAAACAAACAAAATCGATCTGCTGCTCACTCACAAGCTTGAGTGGTTGGCTGGGATCTGTGACGGTCAGAGTTAGCTCCTCATGCCAGATGGGGTTGACAGATCTCTTCTTCACGCTTGTCTTCAGCTTCTGCATGCACATCATAAAACACAACATTATCTACAGTATAATCAAACGCTAAGGAATCAACAATGCCAAAAAAAGCTGGATACTCCTAGATGGAACAAAAGTTAAGAATCCAACAAGAACACAGACCTTCTTGCCAAGTCGTAAGACAACATAAGGATCACTGCCTCTTGCGTCGCGGTAGGCAAGGTTGATCCCTCGGACCACCCGGACTTTCAAGAGGCCTACCAATCCGTCCATAATTGAATCAAGTGTTGCTTTAGATCCTGTAGATTAGAAGTTAGCGTGCTAAATTACAAATAAAGAGAGGAGTGTGGGACGAAGAAGGCGCCTAATTCGATCAAAGAATTAGACGACTTCTTACGTCCCTTGCCTCTCACTAGAGTTGTGTGTGCTGTTTTGCGTCCTTGTTTTCGTCAACCTAAATAGTTTGCCCAAGCAATGGGAGTCTAAACGGGAGCCACCTCAACCGTAGGAGGCTAGTTTGCCATTTAATCTGTGGCCTGAATTGCTAGTTTGCAAGCAGCCAGCCAAAAGCTTCCGACCGGGTTTACTAATTTTAGGACGAATAATGGCAAtgtcttcttttttcttttttggaaaCTTAGTTATATATGATTCCTCTTTTGTTTTTTCAAGTACACATACAGAAGAAGCTTTGTTAGCTATAGGTTGGAATGTGTAAGCTTGAGGGGCAAGGGCGTTAGGGTTCCTGCACCACCTGGCTGCTGCGAAGATGGCATTGCGACAGGCGAATCatggtgttgatgcaaaactgatctgcaaacacaaagggctaatacccgattcaaatgttaaggcgtgccagccgatttgaccttactatcggcaaaggtgataactcgaatactttagtcctgacaacagcgatgcgcccggatgtcacggctaagaggtactcacgcggaacttgagaacacgccgagcttaagtcgacgaattcttaagaactcgtaataaaaaggaaaaagtatgacgaagtcgtcaaaaagtagatgctggaatatgagtaaaaacgtgtgtttgattgattgatagatagatcattacaaggccctagggtctatatttataccctgctcaaagagctacaaccagacacgattagaattcgaattccaaattacacggaatccgtatacaaaacgatgtaaataattaaggaaataacaaaactatccctcgtgacaaaccgaaactcctccacataacgactggcagcttccggactccctctttgcatcatcggcagaccctttgccatagtcatcggcagactttcttatctagccatcggcacaatattactgcctgtagacttagtcacgttcaacttctccctcatcggcaaccatcctcatcggcaactcactttgtaaacatcgtactgccaccttatcctgccatcctagacacgtgcccaaaaacgatgtcaacacatgccccctagtttcggagtataaaactattaatgctccgaaattctctgcagtaatgatgccttttcccgcaattaatgctcctaatctagtaaccgacaacctcaatctgaacaactctgatcctattcttccgcagattcctcgaaatccctaACTTCCTAAACGGACATTTTTtctcaaccgtacatcggcaacaataccgttacaaagatctgtcgatgttctgaccaggatattcgcacaaacggttacttcccctctatccgcccatcggcaatatgaccgttatagaatattgccgatggaccgaccaggagatctcgcacagtaaaatatcttcagataatgaccgcttcccgtcaaatcacctgcacaatccctggattaccgtgcgaacagttaccatatccacctgagtaccctcggatttctcggatgtggcaaagagataagtcggatttgcccttgcccattttgtcctataaatagttccttctcgggtactccttccctatcacaccattctactacccaactttacttttccagcggcggcgccaccaaaaactcccaaggtctccgacaagtactcttcttcatcaactccggcgccttcaaacgcttccttcgcagcaagatggccgtcggcttcgtcgtccctgaggtcaaatctccaccccgtcttctgtatttttcttcatatccctgttcactcgcaattcattttactgaatatcttccttttctttcctctttgtatttctttttacgcccaaaaccactaggaattgtccaacaaaattgtcatccccaccgatcaaccacaccttcaatgcctcggccctctaggggacccagatccaactgaccttatcaacgcagaaaccaacaggatccccttcagagccgaaaatttttccttagatttgtggaaagacaccttccgttcttggcccagcccaactgtagggtggaaagactggttcttgagggtcagcaactctaatgaagttcagtggggtgaaaggaagctagcccaatgcattagattgtccattgccgatatgcataggaacgagtcactgctgatagctgcatcctacttttggtcagacaccctcaatgctttcgcctttggccacggccctgcttctcctacccttgccgatgtagccatgcttactggtctagatatatcttctgccgatagcacccacttttttgatactacccctagtgccaaagtggagactcgcgctatcggcggttggtcagggtacattcagaagtaccgtgggaaaggatctgtcaccataaaggaacaaaccacctttctgaacatgtggctggacaagtttgtattctgtggtcgatcggcaggaccaacttccgtttatctatcggcagcggagagactggctaacggtggccaatttcctctcggccgatacttgcttggcgctgtttaccaccttctccatcaggtagcccagaaactcctgcttggccagtcCATCTGCAacctgggaggcccctggtggtttattaacatgtggctcaatctgcatctgcacaagcgtctcaacttcaacctgttcacacagcgtttcccaagagatatagctgaaaaccatgtaatgggtgaagaggaatcggcaacatgcgcccccttgaactttggcgaagctgtcatagttctgcctggttcagggggtaatccagatcagatcggccgattcttccaaactctgtatgagggtttggccagagacgaacgaccatggctggcttatgatgacccagatagcatgctcc encodes:
- the LOC110432565 gene encoding glutamate--glyoxylate aminotransferase 2-like isoform X1; protein product: MARKPLDYEELNENVKKVQYAVRGELYLRASELQKEGKKIIFTNVGNPHALGQKPLTFGRQVVALCQAPFLLDDPHVGLMFPADAIARAKHYLAMAKGGLGAYSDSRGIPGIRKEVADFIYKRDGYPTDPELIYLTDGASKGVMQILNTIIRNERDGILVPVPQYPLYSASIALYGGALVPYYLEEEANWSLDFVNIRKTVAEARSKGITVRAMVIINPGNPTGQCLSEPNIKEVLQFCYHENLVLLADEVYQQNVFQDERPFISSRKVMFDMGPPLSRELQLVSFHTVSKGNWGECGQRGGYFEMTNLPPKTVDEIYKVASIALSPNVPGQIFMGVMVNPPKPGDISYPKFAAESKSVHESLRRRARMMTDGFNSCRNVVCNFTEGSIKILNFVDLQQLEYGYCLLDSLAIDCVVAGAMYSFPQIRLPPRAIEAAKRAGKAADVFYCLKLLEATGISTVPGSGFGQKEGVFHLRTTILPAEEDFPAIMSSFKKFNDSFMEQYEGYSRM
- the LOC110432565 gene encoding glutamate--glyoxylate aminotransferase 1-like isoform X2; this encodes MARKPLDYEELNENVKKVQYAVRGELYLRASELQKEGKKIIFTNVGNPHALGQKPLTFGRQVVALCQAPFLLDDPHVGLMFPADAIARAKHYLAMAKGGLGAYSDSRGIPGIRKEVADFIYKRDGYPTDPELIYLTDGASKGVMQILNTIIRNERDGILVPVPQYPLYSASIALYGGALVPYYLEEEANWSLDFVNIRKTVAEARSKGITVRAMVIINPGNPTGQCLSEPNIKEVLQFCYHENLVLLADEVYQQNVFQDERPFISSRKVMFDMGPPLSRELQLVSFHTVSKGNWGECGQRGGYFEMTNLPPKTVDEIYKVASIALSPNVPGQIFMGVMVNPPKPGDISYPKFAAESKSVHESLRRRARMMTDGFNSCRNVVCNFTEGAMYSFPQIRLPPRAIEAAKRAGKAADVFYCLKLLEATGISTVPGSGFGQKEGVFHLRTTILPAEEDFPAIMSSFKKFNDSFMEQYEGYSRM
- the LOC8054510 gene encoding GTPase activating protein 1; the protein is MDGLVGLLKVRVVRGINLAYRDARGSDPYVVLRLGKKKLKTSVKKRSVNPIWHEELTLTVTDPSQPLKLEVFDKDTFSRDDPMGDAEIDVAPLIEAVNMNPEEIRNGAIIRSVRPSTKNCLADESHVCWRNGKFVQDMILRLKNVESGEIQLQLQWVNISPVAAR